The stretch of DNA TCGCGATATCGGCATCCGACAGATCCTGCGCCGCCACCGACATCACCTCGTTCTTGCGCGTCCCGTTGCGGAACTCGGTCAGCGCCTTGACGAGATACGGCTCGACCTGGCCGGCGAGGTTCGGCGCGTCGGGCAATTTCGAGAGGCCGTCGAGGCCGTGGCAGGCCTGGCAGCCCACCGCCTTGGCCCGGCCGGCCTTGGCGTCCCCGGCGGCGGCCGGCACGGTCGCGCCGAGAAGGATCAGGAGGGCGAGGGTGCGGGTCATGAGCATCTCCTGGAGGGGAGCGGGGCGGCAGCGCCGCCCCAACTCCGAAAAAACCTACTTCTCGTAGGAGATGCGGTAGATCGCGCCGGCCGTGTCGTCGGAGACCAGCAGCGAACCGTCGGGCAGGGTGGCGACGTCGACCGGGCGGCCGAGATACTCGCCGCCCTCGGTCAGCCAGCCCTCGGCGAAGGGCTCGGGCTTGCCGGCGCTGCCGTCCTTGTTGACAGGCACGAACATCACCCGGGCACCGATCGGCGTGGTGCGGTTCCAGGAGCCGTGCTCGGCGGTGAAGATGCCGCCGCGGTACTTCTCGGGGAACGACTTGCCCTTGTAGACGATCATGCCGAGATCGGCGGCGTGGGGCGGCAGTTCCGCCTTCGGCGGCACGACGTCGGCCGGGATCTTGTCGTCCTTGTACTCGACCGTGCGGACGCCGCCGCCGCCATACCACGGGAAGCCGAAATTCTGGCCGGGCTTGGTGATCTGGTTCAATTCACCCGGCGGCTGGTCGTCGCCCATGCCGTCGACCTGGTTGTCGGTGAACCACAGCGTCTTGTCGTTGGCGAAGTCCATGCCGACCGAGTTGCGGATGCCGGTGGCGTAGACCTCGCGGTTCTTGCCGTCGGCATCCATGCGGATGATGCCGCCGATGCCGGTCTTGGCGTAGAGGTCGGCCTTGTCCTTCGGCGGCACGTTGTAGGGCTGGCCCAGCGAGACGTAGAGCTTGCCGTCCGGCCCGATGCGGCACATCCGGGCGGTGTGGTTGTAGCTCTCCTCCGCCGGCGGGATCAGCTCGCCCTGCTTGACCACCACGACCGCCGGGCCGTCGGTGCCCTCGTAGAAGAACTCGGCGGCCGGGAAGGCCAGCACGCGGTTCTGCTCCACCACCGTCAGCACGCCGTCCCGGGAGAAGCAGACGCCGTTCGGAATCTTGAAGTCGACGCCCGGCGCGTAGACCTTGACCTCGTCGGCGACCCGGTCCTTGTCGCGGTCGGTGACGGTGTACATCTTGGACTTGCGGGTGCCGACGAAGACCACGCCGGCATTCGGGCCGACCGCCATGGCGCGGGCATCCGGCACCACGGCGTAGAGCTCGATCTTGAAGCCGTCCGGCACCTTGATCTTCTGCAGGGTACGGTTGATCGCGTCGGCGCGCCGGCCGGTCTGCGGGATCGGCGCCGGCTCGGCGACGCCGGTCTGCTTGAAGCTGCCGAGCTTCTCCAGGTTGTCGACCTTCGACTTGGTGTCGCCGGCGGTCGTGTCCTGCGCGAGCGCTGCTCCTGCGAAAGACACGCCGGCGGCGAGCGCCGCCATCAGGAAGGGCTTCATCGAGATTTCCTCCGGTGCCGGCCGTTCGGGCGTGGCCGAGCTTGTTGCCCGCCATTTATGGCGCCGGGTCTTGTCGGCGGCAAGCGGAGCAGGCAGCCTATCCCGTCCGCGCCGCCGCGATTCAGTCGCGCAAGGCCGGCGGCAGGGTGCGGTCGAACCCCGTCACGGCCTCGTAGGCCGCGGAGATGGCAAGCAGCCCGGCCTCGTCGTGGTTCGGGGCGATGAGCTGGAGCCCCATCGGCAGCCCGGCCGGGTTGAGGCCGACCGGCAGGCTGATCACCGGGCACCCCGACAGCGTACCCGGCACCACCACCTCCATCCAGCGGTGATAGGTGTCCATTGCGTGCCCGGCGATGCGGCGCGGCCAGGTCTCGCCGGCATCGAACGGAAACACCTGCGCGGCGGGCAGGGCCAGCACGTCGAAGCGCTCGAACAGACCACGCACGCAATGATACCAGGCGGTGCGGGCGACGCTGGCGGCATGCAGGTCGAACGCCGTGAGTTTTTGGCCCTGCTCGACCTCCCAGACCGCCTCCGGCCGCATCTGCGCGCGCTTGCCCGGATCGCGCCAATGCGCCGCGAGACCGGCGCCGGTGAGGCCCTGGCGCAGGGTCACCCAGGCGCGCCAGATCGCCTCCGGATCGAAGGCCGGCAGGACCGGCTCGACCGCGGCGCCGTGATCGGAGAAGGCCTTCAGGCCGGCCTCGCAGAGGTCGAGCACACCGGGCTCGAAGGGCAGATGCCCGCCGAAATCGCCGATCCAGCCGATGCGCAGGCCCTTCAGCTCCCGCGGCCGGACGGAGGCGAAGGCGGCGGGGTCCTGGCGGATCGCGGTCGGGGTGCGCGGATCGTAGCCGGCCTGGACCGAGAGCAAGAGGCCGAGATCGGCGGTGCAGCGCGCCATCGGCCCCATCACGCCGAGCTGCGGCAGGAAGACCTCGTCGGTGTTGCCCGGCACCCGGCCGGCGGCGGGGCGCAGGCCCAGCACGTTGTTCCAGGCGGCCGGGTTGCGCAGCGAGCCGCCATGGTCGCTGCCGTCGGCGAGCGGCACCATGCGCAGCGCCAGCGCCACCCCGGCGCCGCCGCTCGATCCGCCGCCGGCCTTCGCCGGGTCGTAGGCGTTGCGGGTCGTGCCGAAGACCGGGTTGGTGCTGTGCGAGCCGAGGCCGAATTCCGGCACGTTGGTCTTGCCGATCAGGATCGCGCCGGCCTGCCTGAGGCGCGCGACGTGGAGCGCGTCGGTGTCCGGCACCGTGTCGCGAAAGAGCGGCGAGCCCTGCGTGGTGCGGATTCCGGCCGTGGCAGACAGGTCCTTCACCGCGTGCGGCAGCCCGTGCAGCGGCCCGCGCGGACCGTTCGCCGCCAGGTCCCGGTCGGCGGCCTCGGCCTCGGCGAGCAGGATGTCGGGATCGCGCAGGGAGACGATCGCGGTCACTGCCGGGTTGTGGCGGGCGATCTGGTCGAGATGGGCCTGCATCACCTCCCGGGCCGAGACGGCCCGGTCGCGGATCGCCCGCGCGAGGTCGGTGGCACGCATCATGACGAGATCGGACGAAGGCATCGGCGGTTCCTGCGCTGTCGCCCCAGCGGAGCACGGGAGCGAGGGACGGACAAGCGCCGCGCGTGGGCAGGCTTCTGCTGCCCGGTGCATGGTTCGCTTTCGGCACAGGTCGACTCATCGCAAGTCGATCTGGAACTGGCGTCGACACCTCTCCTCGTCATTCCGGGGCCGCGCAGCGGATCCCGGAATCCAGAACCGCAGGCGGATATAGATGAAGCGGAGCGCGATTCGACTTCTTCTGATTTCTTGGCGGCTCTGGATTCCGGGCTCCGCTGCGCGGCCCCGGAATGACGAGGAGAGTTCGAGATCTGCCGAGCCTCGCCAGACCCGAAATTCAGCCGAAAACTCTCCATAGAAAAGCCCGGCGCACGAGGCGCCGGGCCGGTTCGATCGGCTCTTAAACCGTTATTGGGTCTGCTCGTTGCCGGTATAGTCGATCCGGCCGTCGGCGCCCTTCTTCCACATGTACATCACGTAGTCCGGACGGGTGATGTCACCCTTCTTGTCGTACGAGATGTCGCCGATCACGGTCTTGAACGGCTTGCCCTCGTGCATGTAGGCCGCGACCTTCTTGCCGTCGGTCGACTTGGTGGCCTCCATGGCGTCCTTCAGGATCTGGACGGCGGCGTAGGAGTAGAGGGTGTAGGCCTCGGGGTCGATGTTCTTGGCCTTGAAGGCCGCGACCACGTCCTTGGCGTTGGGGTTCTTGCGGGCATCCGGCGAGAAGGTCATCAGCGTGCCGTCGGCACCGGGGCCGGCGATCTGGGCGTATTCCTTGTCGGTGATGCCGTCGCCGCTCATCAGCGGGGCGTTGAGGCCCTGGTCGCGCATCTGGCGCACGATCAGGCCGGCTTCGGTGTGCAGGCCGCCGTAATAGACCACGTCGGCCTTGGCCTGCTTCAGCTTCGAGACGAGGGCCGAATAGTCCTTCTCGCCCGGGTTGATGCCCTCGAACAGCACGTCCTTGCCGCCCTTGGCCTTCAGGGCCTTCAGGGTCTCGTCGGCCAGCCCGCGGCCATACGGGGTCTTGTCGTGGACGAAGGCGACGTTCTTGCCCTTGAACTTGTCGGCGAGCCACGCCCCGGCGACCGCGCCCTGCTGGTCGTCGCGGCCGCAGGTGCGGAAGGTGTTCCACAGCTTGCGGTCGGTGTATTTCGGGTTGGTCGAGGCCGGGGTGATCTCGACGATGCCGGATTCGGCATAGACGTCGGAGGCCGGGATCGAGACGCCGGAGTTGAAGTGGCCGACCACGGCCTTCACGCCCTCGGCGGCGAACTTGTTGGCGACCGACACGCCCTGCTTCGGATCGGAGGCGTCGTCGCCGATCACCAGGACGATCTTCTGGCCGTTGATGCCGCCGGCCTTGTTGATGTCGGCGACGGCCTGCTCGGCGCCGTTCTTGAGCTGGGCGCCGAAGGCGGCGTTGGCGCCGGTGATCGGGCCGGCCACGCCGAGCTTGATCTGGGCCTGCGCCGAGCCGGCCCAGGCGACGGTGGCCGCGAGGGCGAAGCCGGCCAGTAGCGTACGCTTCATCTCAATACTCCTCTGGATCGACGGTCACGTCGGGCTCTTGGGCCCTTTCGGCCGGGAGACCGGGGCGTGGGGACCCCGGATCGGGGGCCGGGGCGAGACGCCCCGGATCGCGTGAGGCCCTGCACCCGGCGACGCGTGCAGGGCAGGGGGCGTCAGGCGTCTCCCGCCTTCGCCCGCCAGGAGAACGGAGAGCTGCGCTCGTAGAGCCAGCGATACTGCGTCGTCATCTGCCGGGCGCGGGTGGCGCGATAGCCGGCCGAGCCGATGACGAGCAGCACGATCGTGTCGACGACGTAATAGTACGGCGACAGCAGCGTGCCCTCGAACAACGCGTAGTGGATGAAGCGCACGGCAAAGCCGAGCAGCAGCAGCGAGACCACCGCCTGCCAGTACGGCTTCCAGCCGAGCGCGATGCCGCGCCCGATCATCCAGGCCATCCAGCCGCCCATAACCACGGTGACGAGCAGGAAGAGCCAGATCGTGCTCTCCTCGTGGAGGAACCCCTGCATCAGTGCCGTCCCCCTTCGAGATAGGCGGCCTTCACCGACGGGTCGTCGAGGAGCTGCTTGCCGGTGCCCGACATGGTGATCGTGCCCGTCACCATCACGTAGCCGCGA from Methylobacterium aquaticum encodes:
- a CDS encoding DUF6867 family protein, whose product is MQGFLHEESTIWLFLLVTVVMGGWMAWMIGRGIALGWKPYWQAVVSLLLLGFAVRFIHYALFEGTLLSPYYYVVDTIVLLVIGSAGYRATRARQMTTQYRWLYERSSPFSWRAKAGDA
- a CDS encoding branched-chain amino acid ABC transporter substrate-binding protein, coding for MKRTLLAGFALAATVAWAGSAQAQIKLGVAGPITGANAAFGAQLKNGAEQAVADINKAGGINGQKIVLVIGDDASDPKQGVSVANKFAAEGVKAVVGHFNSGVSIPASDVYAESGIVEITPASTNPKYTDRKLWNTFRTCGRDDQQGAVAGAWLADKFKGKNVAFVHDKTPYGRGLADETLKALKAKGGKDVLFEGINPGEKDYSALVSKLKQAKADVVYYGGLHTEAGLIVRQMRDQGLNAPLMSGDGITDKEYAQIAGPGADGTLMTFSPDARKNPNAKDVVAAFKAKNIDPEAYTLYSYAAVQILKDAMEATKSTDGKKVAAYMHEGKPFKTVIGDISYDKKGDITRPDYVMYMWKKGADGRIDYTGNEQTQ
- a CDS encoding PQQ-dependent sugar dehydrogenase, whose protein sequence is MKPFLMAALAAGVSFAGAALAQDTTAGDTKSKVDNLEKLGSFKQTGVAEPAPIPQTGRRADAINRTLQKIKVPDGFKIELYAVVPDARAMAVGPNAGVVFVGTRKSKMYTVTDRDKDRVADEVKVYAPGVDFKIPNGVCFSRDGVLTVVEQNRVLAFPAAEFFYEGTDGPAVVVVKQGELIPPAEESYNHTARMCRIGPDGKLYVSLGQPYNVPPKDKADLYAKTGIGGIIRMDADGKNREVYATGIRNSVGMDFANDKTLWFTDNQVDGMGDDQPPGELNQITKPGQNFGFPWYGGGGVRTVEYKDDKIPADVVPPKAELPPHAADLGMIVYKGKSFPEKYRGGIFTAEHGSWNRTTPIGARVMFVPVNKDGSAGKPEPFAEGWLTEGGEYLGRPVDVATLPDGSLLVSDDTAGAIYRISYEK
- a CDS encoding c-type cytochrome, translating into MTRTLALLILLGATVPAAAGDAKAGRAKAVGCQACHGLDGLSKLPDAPNLAGQVEPYLVKALTEFRNGTRKNEVMSVAAQDLSDADIANLAAYYSGIQIDVIPPG
- a CDS encoding amidase, whose translation is MPSSDLVMMRATDLARAIRDRAVSAREVMQAHLDQIARHNPAVTAIVSLRDPDILLAEAEAADRDLAANGPRGPLHGLPHAVKDLSATAGIRTTQGSPLFRDTVPDTDALHVARLRQAGAILIGKTNVPEFGLGSHSTNPVFGTTRNAYDPAKAGGGSSGGAGVALALRMVPLADGSDHGGSLRNPAAWNNVLGLRPAAGRVPGNTDEVFLPQLGVMGPMARCTADLGLLLSVQAGYDPRTPTAIRQDPAAFASVRPRELKGLRIGWIGDFGGHLPFEPGVLDLCEAGLKAFSDHGAAVEPVLPAFDPEAIWRAWVTLRQGLTGAGLAAHWRDPGKRAQMRPEAVWEVEQGQKLTAFDLHAASVARTAWYHCVRGLFERFDVLALPAAQVFPFDAGETWPRRIAGHAMDTYHRWMEVVVPGTLSGCPVISLPVGLNPAGLPMGLQLIAPNHDEAGLLAISAAYEAVTGFDRTLPPALRD